In the Vespa crabro chromosome 22, iyVesCrab1.2, whole genome shotgun sequence genome, ctttttcttaggtttttttttctttttttccccttctttttcttcttttttcataaatccgcaatatttccatttaaaacatttattttcattcctcattcattttcattattcctaagaatatttatttccgaTTTTTGTTCTTACGTTCTCCTCTGGTCATagttcaaaacaaaaaagagagaaggaagtaaTGAGGtataaacagagagagagagagagagaaagagagagaaacagagaaacagagagagagagagaaagacagagagagagacagagagagtgagagagagagagagatgaaattcTATGGAGAGATTAAAGGATGAGCTTTGTCATTTTAGCATTTCGAGCTTACGTATTCCAGTTGATTTACGTCAGAACATGTTGTTGCATCTTTAGTGATTCCATTAAAATTCgttcctctatctatctctctctctctctctctttctctctctctctctcattctctcatcaTACTACCAGTTTCCTATAACAACTGATCGTTTAATCTCTCTGTTAATCTCCTTCATGCGGTAATGCCATGAATAATACAATCAGAGACAAGTAGAACATTGTAATCCGTTTCGTTATTtgtcaaaagtaataatatcatgtATCTCGTATTTGtcaatttgtctttttttttttttttgatgatcTTTCagtaatcgaaataattgatCATGCGATCGTATATATGGATTATTATTCTCCATTTGTTGATTGAATGAACGTGTAAAACTctgtgaaataaaataaggaaaatacgTCTTGACGTTTAACAATgcaaaagtttttctttatattttattattataattatcattattataattatcattattcataataataatgttattattattattattattatcatcatcatcatcatcatcattatcatcatcagtGCTAGATCgtattaatatcatattattttataacaatatatcaatcaatgagaaattaatttatcttcttcttcttcttcttcttctatttttcttttttcctatctctttttaacaatttataaacGTTGTTTCAAAAAAGTCAATTAGGCTGTGGTTGTTCCTGATACAAAagttctttgaaaaattataaaaaatatatattatacaatcgGCACACCGTTAGACAAATTTTCACGTCTTGATTTTTTTACACTTTAAATTCAAATACGTATTATGTTGTACAATTATTACATGCTATAgtgaattgtaataatatttataaaaaaaaaaaaaaaataaaaaaaaaaaaaaaaaaaaaataatacttaagGAGGTTATTAAACCCTTTTGGCACTTGGTTCCAATTTTTATGCTTGCATTGTTATTTGATCGAATATCATTCCTATTAattctcttcttattatattttattaattaaatgtttgtGTGACGTTAAGCGTAAgccaaattataaaaatatccttattgtaagaataattttattaaattttttggcTTATAAACACCAACTTCCGTAATTATCCCTGTAATAAGACTGGCAGGAGTTATATCGAATGCCGGATTCCAACATTGTATACCAGATGCCGCAACACGTTGATCGTTTACATGTGTCATTTCTCTTTCAGGTCTCTCTTCGATAACAATATGATCGCCACTAGGTATTGCAAAATCAATTGATGTTCGTGGAGCGGCTACATAAAATGGAACGTTATGATATTTTGCTATAATTGAAATCTgcaaatgaattttaatatattaattcgtatgatattgataaaacgtacaaatcgtaaaaaaagaaaaaaaaaaaaaaaaaagaaaaataaataaaaataagtataataacgttaataaatttctaatcgattaatattcttacttgATAAGTTCCAATTTTATTGGCTGTATCACCATTTGCAGCTACACGATCAGCACCAACGACCACTGCTGTGATATTTCTTGATTTCATCAATGCTGCTACCATATTGTCACATATTAAAGTACCTGGTATTTTGTCGTTTACCAATTCATATGCAGTTAAACGAGCACCTTGATTGTACGGCCTTGTTTCGGTACAATAGACATGTTCTACGGATAAGATCTTAAATTCTTTacattgaatatatttcatcaataataataacaaatatataagaataagataaaCTTACCAAGAACATTTCTTGCTTGTAAAGATCTAATTACGCCTAAAGCCGTACCATATCCAGCAGTTGCCAAGCTACCAGTATTACAATGCGTTAATATTCTAACTGAAGAATCCTCATtgacatttttcaatatcTCTAATGCACCATAATTTCCAATAGCTTTATTATCAGCAATATCCCTTTGTAACATAGAATCTATAGTATGTAAGAATCTGTAATAGATTTATAactgaatatgaaataatttgtttctctctctctctctctctctctctctctctctttaagaatgttaaaaaattaatttcataaaaaacaaTCAACTTACTGTTCTTTCATTTGTTCTACGGTAACAGTATCATCTTCTGTGAGTTTATTGATTAAACCGATAAGCTCCTCGGCTGCTATCTTGATATTAACAGCAGTAGGACGTGCCGATGcaagataatttaattttccttcgacTTCTTGACGTAATGATTTCTTGTCTATAAAATCTTCATTCCTAACCTCCGTTGATAGACTAAGACAACCAACAATAGCGATGGCTGGTGCACCCCTAAcctaaaaaaaagacaaataacataataatattattaggttattaaaatatttaacgtgAAACATAATATTGTTCAATTTGTGCGTAAGAAGTGTGAAAtaagacaaaagaaagaaagaaaagaattaaagagaaaaaggaataaaaaacgaaagaaaaggaaaagaaaaagaaatgaaagaaaaggaaaagaaaaaaagaaagaaagaaaatacacgCGAGACTATTATAGCATATGAAAAAGCATATCACTTAATCACATTGATTATACGTTGTACGATGATAACATATGcaaacattgtaaaaatatatacgcagatatgtatgtatttaatctatggaatattgataatatcaatacaatttttcattcgtaattatatgaatgtaatatcataaaaatggaCAACAATATGGTctcgatttatattttcatattttcatattttattaatgaaatgacgaaaagatagataaatgtataataataaaaataataaagtgaaaatgatgaaaaagaaaaaaaaaaaaaaataaggaagaaaatatagGACAACGTGTaagaatattttcgttatatacatatatatatatatatatattaatataataaaatataaaaataatcgtaaaaatttaaCCGTCAGATTCGAAACGTGTTCTCTAaatttacatacgtacgtacgtacatacgttatGTACCTACATACCTGCATCTTATTGATGACCTTCCAGCCATCCTCTACGCCCTTGACAACAATGTATTTAGAAACTGCTGGTAATAAAACTTGATCGAGAACTTCCAACTTTCCATCTTTCCACTTGATCGCCTGTAAGGTCATCGCAAGAAAACGATAAGGGAGACACAATTACGGAGCCAACGAGTAAAGACAGCCGATCCGATGGATTTTATGAATGAAACGCAGCCGGCCGGCTGCCTGCCCGTCTTGCTggcccctctctctctctctctctctctctctctctttctttctttctttactacTAGAGCGCGTCACGAGATTGGCCATTGACGGTGCTGCCATCTTACGGCGGCTATTACGAACTAGACTTTTAAATTACAAAGGAAACAAAATGTTTATCGCGTAAGTAAacttgataattaatttacgtaatgttattaataattatcgtaaggAAACATTGTAATTCGTTTTGGaaaattatagaaagaaaaaaaaatatatatatatatatatatatttatattatattatattatatttaatatataattatattattttaatattatattatatataatattaaaatcaagtATACTCTATATGACACCgtcttcaagaaaaaaaaaaaaaaaaaaaaaaaagagaaaaagaaaaaaacgagaaaggaaaaaaaagaacaaggtttataaaattaataagtgtcaaaaataaaaataaaaaaaaaaacaaaaaaaaaaaaaagaaaaaaaagaagaaaaagtcatgaaaaaagttttaagattaatttttacaactgcttatataatttattcgtaCATTAAagtattcatttaaaaaaaaagaagagaaaaaaaagtctaaTGTCAAAGTGtagattcaaaaaaaaaaaaaagaaaaaaaaaaaagaaaaaaaaaagaaaaaccaagaaAGTGTAATATCAAAGTGTAAGCAAAGTGTAAGGAAATAGTGCATAGGAAAGAGCTTGAGTTAATGCGACGTTAAAGACTTgactaatttttcttattgagctttcgtggtggtggtggtggtggtgggggaggggagggaatTAAATGAACCAGGAGTAGCAGTTTTTACACgttaatttttctacaatcCCAGACATTTACATTCGTTGGCTATTCGTAAAACTAACTTCTAGTTATTTCAACTaccgaataaaattttcatacgtTCTCCCTGTGCTCGTccattaaacattaaaaaaaaagatattacttTTCAAAGTGAAAGAGGATTTGTTTACAAGAactcgttaacatcgttaatatGAACGCTTAAACGTTTAAATGAAAGAATCACAAGTAATATGAGTAGTTAGTTCT is a window encoding:
- the LOC124431739 gene encoding methylthioribose-1-phosphate isomerase, with protein sequence MTLQAIKWKDGKLEVLDQVLLPAVSKYIVVKGVEDGWKVINKMQVRGAPAIAIVGCLSLSTEVRNEDFIDKKSLRQEVEGKLNYLASARPTAVNIKIAAEELIGLINKLTEDDTVTVEQMKEQFLHTIDSMLQRDIADNKAIGNYGALEILKNVNEDSSVRILTHCNTGSLATAGYGTALGVIRSLQARNVLEHVYCTETRPYNQGARLTAYELVNDKIPGTLICDNMVAALMKSRNITAVVVGADRVAANGDTANKIGTYQISIIAKYHNVPFYVAAPRTSIDFAIPSGDHIVIEERPEREMTHVNDQRVAASGIQCWNPAFDITPASLITGIITEVGVYKPKNLIKLFLQ